A genomic stretch from Leptodactylus fuscus isolate aLepFus1 chromosome 10, aLepFus1.hap2, whole genome shotgun sequence includes:
- the PCGF5 gene encoding polycomb group RING finger protein 5 isoform X1, protein MLFKSWSSLQSLPVSRDPLSLGILSMATQRRRFVKEFNPYITCYICKGYLIKPTTVTECLHTFCKSCIVQHFEESNDCPKCGIQVHETNPLEMLRLDNTLEEIIFKLVPGLREGEQQRELEFWKRKRPQENGEDGLPNKRFKDDDEENDENKDYHRSDPQIAICLDCLRNNGQSGDNIVKGLMKKFIRCSTRITVGTIKKFLSLKLKLPSTYELDVLCNGEIMGKDHTMEFIYMTRWRLRGENFQCQDNSTALHMSLSDIAPVTETSSTSYPMVLQYRPRIDFG, encoded by the exons ATGCTCTTTAAATCCTGGTCCAGTCTTCAGTCTCTGCCTGTGTCCAGGGATCCGTTGTCTCTAGGCATCTTGTCAATGGCAACCCAAAGAAGGCGTTTTGTAAAAGAATTCAACCCGTATATCACTTGTTATATCTGCAAAGGCTATCTGATCAAGCCAACCACAGTCACAGAGTGCCTGCACACAT TTTGCAAGAGTTGTATAGTCCAGCATTTTGAAGAAAGCAATGACTGCCCAAAATGTGGAATTCAAGTTCATGAAACGAACCCTTTAGAAATGCTAAG ATTAGACAATACCCTTGAAGAAATCATATTTAAACTGGTGCCAGGTCTTCGGGAAG GAGAGCAGCAGCGAGAATTAGAATTCTGGAAGAGGAAAAGGCCACAGGAGAATGGAGAAG atgGGCTGCCAAATAAAAGATTTAAGGATGATGACGAGGAAAATGATGAAAACAAAGACTATCATAGAAGTGACCCACAGATTGCCATCTGTCTGGACTGTCTACGCAATAATGGCCAGTCTGGTGACAACATAGTGAAG GGATTGATGAAGAAATTCATCCGCTGCTCTACACGCATCACGGTTGGGACTATTAAAAAGTTTTTAAGCTTAAAATTGAAACTACCGAGTACGTATGAG CTGGATGTTCTATGCAATGGAGAAATTATGGGAAAGGACCATACAATGGAATTTATATATATGACAAGATGGCGACTAAGGGGTGAAAAT TTTCAATGTCAGGACAATTCGACTGCACTACATATGTCGCTCAGTGATATTGCTCCTGTTACAGAGACATCCTCAACC TCTTATCCCATGGTATTGCAATATCGACCAAGAATTGACTTTGGTTAA
- the PCGF5 gene encoding polycomb group RING finger protein 5 isoform X2 gives MLFKSWSSLQSLPVSRDPLSLGILSMATQRRRFVKEFNPYITCYICKGYLIKPTTVTECLHTFCKSCIVQHFEESNDCPKCGIQVHETNPLEMLRLDNTLEEIIFKLVPGLREGEQQRELEFWKRKRPQENGEDGLPNKRFKDDDEENDENKDYHRSDPQIAICLDCLRNNGQSGDNIVKGLMKKFIRCSTRITVGTIKKFLSLKLKLPSTYELDVLCNGEIMGKDHTMEFIYMTRWRLRGENSYPMVLQYRPRIDFG, from the exons ATGCTCTTTAAATCCTGGTCCAGTCTTCAGTCTCTGCCTGTGTCCAGGGATCCGTTGTCTCTAGGCATCTTGTCAATGGCAACCCAAAGAAGGCGTTTTGTAAAAGAATTCAACCCGTATATCACTTGTTATATCTGCAAAGGCTATCTGATCAAGCCAACCACAGTCACAGAGTGCCTGCACACAT TTTGCAAGAGTTGTATAGTCCAGCATTTTGAAGAAAGCAATGACTGCCCAAAATGTGGAATTCAAGTTCATGAAACGAACCCTTTAGAAATGCTAAG ATTAGACAATACCCTTGAAGAAATCATATTTAAACTGGTGCCAGGTCTTCGGGAAG GAGAGCAGCAGCGAGAATTAGAATTCTGGAAGAGGAAAAGGCCACAGGAGAATGGAGAAG atgGGCTGCCAAATAAAAGATTTAAGGATGATGACGAGGAAAATGATGAAAACAAAGACTATCATAGAAGTGACCCACAGATTGCCATCTGTCTGGACTGTCTACGCAATAATGGCCAGTCTGGTGACAACATAGTGAAG GGATTGATGAAGAAATTCATCCGCTGCTCTACACGCATCACGGTTGGGACTATTAAAAAGTTTTTAAGCTTAAAATTGAAACTACCGAGTACGTATGAG CTGGATGTTCTATGCAATGGAGAAATTATGGGAAAGGACCATACAATGGAATTTATATATATGACAAGATGGCGACTAAGGGGTGAAAAT TCTTATCCCATGGTATTGCAATATCGACCAAGAATTGACTTTGGTTAA